The following coding sequences are from one Amphiprion ocellaris isolate individual 3 ecotype Okinawa chromosome 19, ASM2253959v1, whole genome shotgun sequence window:
- the zgc:103625 gene encoding methyltransferase-like 26 B produces MLVSPQAERNWEGLCSVLEDVLEPQSHRQLFALELGSGTGQHVIRFAQKMPFVTWQPSDIKEESRDSIKAYIAATHAKTVLQPIHLDANEPWEKWAGLSQNSCDVIIAINLLQYSSFQTAQGVFSGAGQIIKQNGLLITYGVYASNGIITPSCNELLDEELRKINPEWGLPDLDVLRQLAYSNGMRMERMIDMEECYKCLIFRKL; encoded by the exons ATGCTAGTGTCTCCTCAGGCAGAGAGGAACTGGGAGGGTCTTTGTTCAGtgcttgaagatgttttggAACCACAGTCACACAGGCAGTTGTTTGCCTTAGAGCTGGGCTCTGGAACTGGGCAGCATGTCATACGGTTTGCCCAGAAGATGCCCTTTGTCACCTGGCAGCCGTCAGACATCAAAGAGGAGTCTCGGGACAG CATCAAGGCATATATTGCTGCAACccatgcaaaaactgtgctgcaGCCTATCCACTTGGACGCCAATGAACCGTGGGAGAAATGGGCAGGCCTTTCTCAAAACTCCTGTGATGTTATTATTGCCATTAACCTACTGCAGTACAGCTCCTTCCAGACAGCACAG GGTGTTTTCAGTGGAGCAGgtcagatcatcaaacaaaaTGGCCTTTTGATAACATATGGG GTGTATGCTAGTAATGGAATTATTACACCAAGTTGTAACGAGCTGCTGGATGAAGAGCTTCGGAAAAT AAACCCAGAGTGGGGTCTTCCAGACCTTGATGTGCTCAGACAGCTGGCCTACAGTAATGGGATGCGTATGGAGAGAATG ATTGACATGGAAGAATGCTACAAATGCCTCATCttcagaaaactttaa